Proteins found in one Quercus robur chromosome 2, dhQueRobu3.1, whole genome shotgun sequence genomic segment:
- the LOC126706213 gene encoding proteinase inhibitor PSI-1.2 — MAMKALLLVLYGAILLSMNPVDIISAKACPLYCLQVEYMTCPSSGENKLNPKCNCCLAPKNCTLHLADGTSVYCKGN; from the exons ATGGCAATGAAGGCTCTTCTCCTTGTGCTATATG GTGCAATTTTACTCAGCATGAATCCGGTGGACATAATAAGCGCTAAAGCTTGCCCACTATACTGCTTACAGGTGGAGTATATGACTTGCCCATCTTCGGGTGAAAATAAACTTAATCCAAAGTGCAACTGTTGTTTAGCTCCAAAGAACTGCACTCTTCACCTTGCTGATGGGACTTCGGTCTATTGTaagggaaattga